A single Triticum dicoccoides isolate Atlit2015 ecotype Zavitan chromosome 2A, WEW_v2.0, whole genome shotgun sequence DNA region contains:
- the LOC119354994 gene encoding nucleolin-like, giving the protein MATADGQSQPAATEPSPSPAKRKTDTGSEISPLDPPAKAARPGANEEAAAEAKARVADKGKGKMVVDEEEEGDEESDDEEDDEEVEGDGDESDGLCEDPLSEVDLNNILPSRTRRCAPAQPGAYLVPPEEAGEDDEDDEDADVDMAPGEESGDGEESD; this is encoded by the coding sequence ATGGCGACCGCCGACGGCCAGTCCCAGCCTGCGGCCACCGAACCCTCCCCATCCCCGGCCAAGCGTAAGACGGACACCGGCTCCGAGATCTCTCCCCTCGACCCACCCGCCAAGGCCGCCCGCCCCGGCGCCAACGAGGAGGCGGCCGCCGAGGCCAAGGCCCGGGTCGCGGACAAGGGGAAGGGCAAGATGGTggtcgatgaggaggaagaaggcgacgaGGAAAGCGACgatgaggaggatgacgaggaggtcgagggagatggCGACGAGAGCGACGGCTTATGCGAGGATCCCCTCTCCGAGGTCGACCTCAACAACATCCTGCCCTCTCGGACCCGCCGCTGCGCCCCAGCACAGCCTGGGGCGTACCTGGTGCCACCAGAGGAGGCAGGGGaggatgacgaggacgatgagGACGCAGACGTCGACATGGCTCCCGGGGAGGAGAGCGGCGACGGGGAGGAGAGCGATTAG